Within the Solwaraspora sp. WMMA2056 genome, the region CGCACGGCCGGGCGCAGGTGCTGGCCAAGAAGGTACCGTGCCCGCCGTGCAACATCGGCCCGCTGTCCACCCCGGACTACGTGGGTCTGGCCAACGACGCGACGTTCGAGTTGAAGACCGGTGAGCGGATCTTTGCCGGGCAGCGCGCGGAAGGTTTCTTCGTCGACCTCGGTGCGATTTTCGACCTGGGCAATCTGCGTCCGTTCCAGCAGTTGCACGTGGTCGGAAAGGACATCTTCAACGCGGCGGACGAGCCGGTCAATGCGACCGACCGGGTCAACGTCTCCAGCATCGCGATGCAGATTCCGATCACGCACCTGGTCAGTGGTGGCGGACGGTACGACGTCAAGGACCCGCGTTCGGTGATCGGGGTGTGGACCTCGGCGGGCCGGCAGCAGATCCGGATGCTCGGTGAGGCCAAGGCGGCGGACCTCAACGTCGGCCCGGTGGTGCAGGTGTCCCGGTTGGGCAACCCGCTGTTCAACGAGGTCATCGTGCCGATGGCGCAGAAGGACCTGTGGAACACGCTGCCACCGTCGGAGGACAAGCGGTTCGCTGGCCTGGTCGAGAAGCCCGAACTGGCGCAGCTGCTGCCGGTGCTCTACCCGGATGTCTTCCCCCGGCTGGCGGAGCTGAACGAGTCGGGCAAGCCCCGGGCGGACCTGGTGGCGATCCTGCTGACCGGTATCCCGGCGGGCCTGATCGACGGTTTCCAGAACAACACCGGCGACGTCCAGGCCGACATGCTGCGGCTGAACACCGCGATCCCGCCGGCCAAGCGGCCCAGCCGATTCGGTCTGCTCGGCGGTGACCTGGCCGGCTTCCCGAACGGGCGGCGGACCACCGACGACGTGGTGACGATCGCGCTGCGGGCGATCGCCGGGTTGACGTTCCCGCTGATCGACAAGAACTTCACCCCGGACGACGCGGCGGGGGCGGTGACCCACGGGTTGAGCGCCGCCGACGTGACCGCCCCGTTCCTGAAGAAGTTCCCGTATCTCGGCGTGCCGTACGACGGCTTCAACAACCCGTCCTGACCACGCGCGGACGTTCGAGCCAGCAGGCAAGACCAGGAGGTGGACGCAATGCACGAGCACAGTCTGGCCCCGTCGGAGACCGGCAGTGTCGTCCTCGACATCGGTGGCGACATGGGAGCTCTCATCATCTACACCGGACAGGAGTTCCACGGCCGGGAGATCGAGATCAGCCCGGTCGCCGATCCGGATGCGGCGGAGCCGACGCTGCGTACCCATGCCGCGGTGCGTGAGCGGCAGGTGCACGACGGGGTGTTCTTCAGTGCGGTCTACACCGACCTGCGGGCTGGTTCGTACACCGTCTGGCGCTCCGAGGACGTGCCGGCCGGTCAGGTGACGATCACCGGTGGCGCGGTGACCGAGTTCGTCTGGCCGCAGCATCCGACCGCCGGGAGGTTGATCCCGCGCGCCGTGTGACGAGATCGACTTCCGGGTGTGACAGACCCCTGGGGAGGGCAGCAGGGCACGTGAGGTAGGCGGTCGATCAGGCCGCGCCACCGAGCCGGTACCGCGTTGGCGGTGCCGGCTCGGTGGCGTGTGCGCGCCAGAGGCGCTGAAGGGGCGCCGCAGGGGGTGCGGCAGGGGTGCGCCGGGCTCGGTCGCGGGGTTGCGGAGGGTGGATTCACGCAGGTGGCGGGGGCGACGCGCCGATGTCGCGTTACTTGGTGGGGGTCTGAATCGATAGGGCAGGTTGCGGGCCTGTTGACGGTGGGAGGTCAGTCGGCCCGGTCCGCGAGAGGGAGCCTTATTTACCAGGTTCGTCTTGACGACGCACGCATTACACGCGTGTAATTTCCCTGGGGTCGCTCGGACGGGACGTACTAAAACCGGATCGAACGGGCAAGTTGGACACGCCTTCCGCGTGGGGGGTTGCGCCGGCCGGGATCGGCCGGCGCGCGAAAGGAGGCACGCGTATGGATGGTCGGCTGGAGGTTGCGGACCTGCTCGGGAACGCCCCGGAGTGGCAGGAACGGGCGCTGTGCTCGCAGACCGACCCCGAGGCGTTCTTTCCGGAGAAGGGCGGATCCACTCG harbors:
- a CDS encoding DUF4331 domain-containing protein; the encoded protein is MSSHREAPEISKDPVADSTDVYAFVSPDRPDTVTLIANYLPFQVPSGGPNFFEFGDDVLYEIHIDNNGDGHPDITYQFRFVTEITNENTFLYNTGPIDALDSENWNRRQFYSVTKVDAHGRAQVLAKKVPCPPCNIGPLSTPDYVGLANDATFELKTGERIFAGQRAEGFFVDLGAIFDLGNLRPFQQLHVVGKDIFNAADEPVNATDRVNVSSIAMQIPITHLVSGGGRYDVKDPRSVIGVWTSAGRQQIRMLGEAKAADLNVGPVVQVSRLGNPLFNEVIVPMAQKDLWNTLPPSEDKRFAGLVEKPELAQLLPVLYPDVFPRLAELNESGKPRADLVAILLTGIPAGLIDGFQNNTGDVQADMLRLNTAIPPAKRPSRFGLLGGDLAGFPNGRRTTDDVVTIALRAIAGLTFPLIDKNFTPDDAAGAVTHGLSAADVTAPFLKKFPYLGVPYDGFNNPS
- a CDS encoding phospholipase translates to MHEHSLAPSETGSVVLDIGGDMGALIIYTGQEFHGREIEISPVADPDAAEPTLRTHAAVRERQVHDGVFFSAVYTDLRAGSYTVWRSEDVPAGQVTITGGAVTEFVWPQHPTAGRLIPRAV